Proteins encoded within one genomic window of Hahella chejuensis KCTC 2396:
- a CDS encoding S-methyl-5'-thioinosine phosphorylase: protein MYAIIGGTGLTELDGLEIKGQDKIDTPWGAPSADIVRAQLQGREVLFLARHGNPHRIPPHEVNYRANIWALREAGAKGILAVNAVGGIHPDMGATHVCIPDQVIDYTYGREHTYFQGDIEHVTHIDFSYPYDEALRKLICDKAEALGVKHSNFGVYGATQGPRLETVAEIRRMKRDGCDIVGMTGMPEAALARELDVPYACISLVVNPAAGVSENIITMEEIHEAIDQGMGYVKLLLAGAGGRELIPDLMRTKS from the coding sequence ATGTACGCCATTATTGGAGGCACCGGACTGACTGAGTTGGATGGTCTGGAAATCAAAGGGCAGGACAAAATCGATACGCCTTGGGGCGCGCCCTCTGCGGATATCGTGCGTGCGCAGTTGCAGGGGAGAGAGGTGCTGTTTCTGGCGCGCCATGGCAATCCGCATAGAATCCCTCCTCATGAAGTGAACTACCGCGCCAATATTTGGGCGCTGAGGGAGGCGGGCGCTAAAGGCATACTGGCGGTGAATGCGGTGGGCGGCATTCATCCTGATATGGGCGCCACTCATGTGTGTATTCCTGATCAGGTGATCGATTACACCTACGGACGCGAACACACTTATTTTCAGGGCGACATTGAGCATGTCACCCACATCGATTTCAGCTACCCCTACGATGAAGCGCTGCGCAAGCTGATCTGTGATAAAGCGGAGGCCTTGGGCGTCAAGCACAGTAACTTCGGCGTTTACGGCGCAACGCAAGGGCCCCGTCTGGAGACCGTGGCGGAAATCCGCCGCATGAAACGGGATGGCTGTGACATCGTTGGTATGACGGGAATGCCTGAAGCCGCGTTGGCGCGGGAGCTGGACGTTCCCTATGCCTGTATCTCCCTGGTCGTTAATCCGGCGGCGGGCGTCAGCGAAAATATTATCACCATGGAAGAAATCCATGAGGCGATTGATCAAGGTATGGGGTACGTGAAGCTGCTACTGGCCGGCGCTGGTGGCAGAGAGTTGATTCCAGACTTAATGCGCACCAAATCTTGA
- a CDS encoding peptidoglycan binding protein CsiV has protein sequence MLFCRTPQRCSVSARSVALYLTLFFGLMSSSLSAYAGLYQIDLIMFKTPVPEGEENFEYYPVAYDPEAPLLVDFTPLSSLQKQALGDNQVLLKWIANNLDRRSGYQVVWHKSWVSNLAYNRDTPVRILDTERLGEGYSIEGVVNLSRTRYLHTTIDLSLVEWRQKQPGGAMDEMFTPFPEQAGATSALSPLQQSAPEEKLTAPDSDELFLEETFRGLEPVARYRNRQSRRMRSGEVHYLDHPVVGVLVKIIPVRNVRIQTSVDSAEGDLAGEEDNEAEKGATGGATEG, from the coding sequence ATGCTATTTTGCCGAACACCTCAACGTTGCTCTGTTTCAGCACGAAGCGTTGCACTCTACCTCACACTGTTTTTCGGACTCATGTCTTCCAGCCTGAGCGCCTATGCAGGGCTTTACCAGATAGACCTGATCATGTTCAAAACCCCTGTTCCAGAAGGGGAAGAGAATTTCGAATATTATCCCGTCGCTTATGATCCTGAAGCACCGCTTCTTGTAGATTTCACGCCACTGAGCAGTCTGCAAAAACAGGCGCTTGGCGATAACCAGGTATTGTTAAAGTGGATCGCCAATAACCTTGACCGCCGCTCGGGATATCAGGTTGTCTGGCACAAATCCTGGGTCTCAAATCTCGCCTATAACCGCGATACGCCTGTGCGTATTTTGGATACGGAGCGACTGGGTGAAGGTTATAGCATCGAAGGGGTCGTAAACCTGTCTCGCACTCGCTATCTGCACACCACCATTGATTTGTCGTTGGTGGAATGGAGACAGAAACAACCTGGCGGCGCCATGGACGAGATGTTTACGCCGTTTCCCGAGCAGGCGGGGGCAACCAGTGCGCTCTCGCCATTACAGCAAAGCGCTCCAGAAGAAAAACTAACAGCGCCCGACAGCGACGAACTTTTCCTGGAGGAAACCTTCAGAGGCCTTGAGCCTGTCGCGCGCTACCGCAACCGGCAATCACGTCGTATGCGCAGCGGCGAGGTTCACTATCTGGACCATCCCGTTGTAGGCGTGCTGGTGAAAATTATCCCGGTCCGTAATGTCCGCATTCAAACTTCAGTAGACTCAGCGGAGGGTGATTTGGCGGGCGAAGAAGACAATGAAGCCGAGAAAGGCGCAACCGGCGGCGCAACGGAAGGCTAA
- the mfd gene encoding transcription-repair coupling factor, with protein MTERRQLPSNSTTIKYWPQAVGQSDAYILAQALKEQKRLLVVITPDMPSADQLESAVKFFLGDAKKNESTPPILTLPDWETLPYDTFSPHQDIISQRIQTLHNLPTCASGLLIVPLSTIMVRLAPKEFVQRSTLILRKGQPLRIDSYRSELEQAGYRCVDTVYEHGEFAVRGSILDIFPMGSKAPFRIDLFDEEVETLRQFDPETQRSASQVDEISLLPAHEFPLNEASIQLFKDNFYEKFPGASRNIPLLQDISRGIATPGLEYYLTLFFTETASLLDYVARDACFALYDGLHEKALHFWKDLEQRYEDLRHDIQRPILPPADIYLRVEELFEGLKQFPRAQFSAKSEESDKPFAPLPHLALDAKKENPLQAIDCAQQDTGYKIILCAESAGRQQALMDTFKEHGRPLTLLESWEACLNSNERWNITVAELAKGFADNENQILVVAEADLYEGRVLQRRRRKRAQESPENIIQNLTELKLNAPVVHIDHGIGRYKGLQSLEVDGQKQEFLVLEYANEAKLYVPVSSLHLISRYAGLDDKLAPINKLGTDRWSAAKRQAAEKIKDSAAELLEIYAKRELHTGYACPPPDEHYRAFSAAFPFEETPDQATAINAVLQDMMKPRPMDRLVCGDVGFGKTEVAMRAAFLAAHAGRQVAILTPTTLLAQQHFQSFQDRFADTAINIELISRFRSAGDIEKVKDKLSDGKVDILVGTHKLLQKDIQFKNLGLLIIDEEHRFGVQQKEKVKSLRANIDILTLTATPIPRTLNLSFQGVRDLSIIATPPEKRLSVKTFVQEHNNSIIKEAVLREILRGGQVFFLHNEVNTINKAASELQEMVPDARVAVAHGQMRERELERVMSDFYHKRFNVLMCTTIIETGIDIPSANTIIIERADKFGLAQLHQLRGRVGRSHHQAYAYLLTPPPRNLTEDAKKRLDAISSAQDLGAGFTLATHDLEIRGAGELLGEEQSGHIQNIGFTLYLQLLDAAVKAMREGKELDLTQPIDQGCEVNLRLPALIPDDYLPDVHNRLILYKRIASAKDEDALQSMQIEMIDRFGLLPDATKNLFRQAHLKLTADRLGMARIDIGAKGGVIEFNAKTTIEPIKLVNLIQREPKHYKLDGGSKLRVTRSLEDKEDRMQFVEKLLKSFAPARA; from the coding sequence TTGACAGAACGGCGCCAACTTCCTTCAAATTCAACGACTATCAAGTACTGGCCTCAGGCCGTCGGACAGTCAGACGCTTACATTCTGGCGCAGGCGCTCAAAGAGCAAAAACGCCTGTTGGTGGTAATAACACCAGATATGCCCTCGGCGGATCAGCTCGAATCGGCGGTAAAATTTTTTTTAGGGGATGCGAAAAAAAATGAGAGCACGCCCCCAATTTTGACTTTGCCGGACTGGGAAACCCTCCCTTACGATACTTTTTCGCCTCACCAGGACATTATTTCCCAACGTATTCAGACCCTGCATAACCTACCGACTTGCGCCAGCGGCCTGCTTATCGTTCCCCTCAGCACCATCATGGTGCGTTTGGCGCCGAAAGAGTTTGTGCAACGCTCCACCCTGATCCTTCGTAAAGGTCAGCCGCTCAGGATAGACAGTTATAGATCTGAGCTGGAGCAAGCCGGGTATCGCTGCGTGGATACCGTCTATGAGCATGGCGAATTTGCGGTCAGAGGATCGATTCTCGATATATTTCCCATGGGCTCCAAAGCGCCCTTCCGTATCGACTTATTTGATGAGGAAGTCGAGACTCTGCGCCAGTTTGACCCGGAGACTCAACGTTCCGCCAGTCAGGTAGATGAAATCAGCCTGCTGCCCGCGCATGAGTTTCCCCTTAATGAAGCCTCCATTCAGTTGTTCAAAGACAACTTCTACGAGAAGTTTCCCGGCGCTTCACGCAACATCCCGTTGTTGCAAGACATCAGTCGTGGTATTGCTACGCCCGGACTGGAGTATTACCTCACTTTATTTTTCACCGAAACCGCCAGCCTGCTGGATTATGTCGCCAGGGACGCCTGTTTCGCCCTTTACGACGGATTACATGAGAAAGCACTGCACTTCTGGAAAGATCTGGAGCAGCGCTACGAAGATCTGCGCCACGATATTCAACGCCCCATTTTACCTCCGGCGGATATCTATCTGCGGGTTGAAGAGCTGTTCGAAGGGTTGAAGCAGTTTCCACGCGCGCAGTTCAGCGCCAAGTCCGAGGAGTCCGACAAACCGTTCGCGCCCCTCCCCCATCTGGCCTTGGACGCCAAGAAAGAGAATCCATTACAGGCCATTGATTGCGCCCAACAGGACACCGGTTACAAGATCATCCTGTGTGCTGAATCCGCTGGACGCCAACAAGCGTTGATGGACACGTTCAAAGAACATGGCAGACCGCTCACGTTGCTGGAGTCCTGGGAAGCGTGCCTGAATTCTAACGAGCGATGGAATATTACAGTAGCGGAGCTGGCGAAGGGCTTCGCTGACAACGAGAACCAGATTCTGGTTGTCGCGGAAGCCGATCTATATGAAGGCAGAGTCCTGCAGCGTAGACGGCGCAAGCGGGCGCAGGAAAGCCCGGAAAACATCATTCAGAACCTGACCGAGCTGAAGCTTAATGCGCCGGTCGTACATATCGATCACGGCATCGGCCGCTACAAAGGTTTGCAGTCACTCGAAGTGGATGGCCAGAAGCAGGAGTTTCTGGTGCTGGAATACGCCAACGAAGCCAAACTTTATGTGCCGGTTTCCTCTCTGCACCTGATTTCCCGCTACGCCGGACTTGACGACAAGCTCGCGCCGATCAATAAACTCGGTACGGATCGCTGGTCCGCCGCCAAGCGTCAGGCAGCGGAAAAAATCAAAGACAGCGCAGCGGAACTGCTGGAAATTTACGCCAAACGGGAGCTACATACAGGTTACGCCTGCCCGCCGCCGGACGAGCATTATCGCGCCTTTTCCGCCGCCTTCCCGTTTGAAGAAACGCCAGATCAGGCCACCGCCATCAACGCGGTTTTGCAGGATATGATGAAGCCTCGCCCCATGGACCGTCTGGTCTGCGGCGATGTAGGATTCGGTAAAACGGAAGTCGCCATGCGCGCCGCATTTCTCGCCGCACACGCAGGGCGCCAGGTGGCGATACTGACGCCCACCACTCTGCTCGCGCAGCAGCACTTTCAGTCCTTCCAGGACCGTTTCGCGGACACGGCGATCAATATCGAACTGATCTCTCGCTTTCGCAGCGCCGGCGATATAGAGAAAGTCAAAGACAAGCTATCAGACGGCAAAGTCGACATTCTCGTCGGCACCCATAAGCTGCTGCAGAAAGACATCCAGTTTAAGAACCTCGGCTTATTAATCATCGACGAGGAGCATCGTTTTGGCGTGCAACAAAAGGAGAAGGTTAAATCTCTGCGCGCCAACATCGATATACTCACCCTGACCGCGACGCCGATTCCGCGAACCCTGAATCTTTCCTTTCAGGGCGTGCGCGATTTGTCGATTATCGCTACACCGCCGGAGAAACGCCTGTCCGTTAAAACCTTCGTGCAGGAGCACAACAACAGCATTATCAAAGAAGCCGTGCTGCGGGAAATTTTGCGGGGCGGTCAGGTGTTCTTCCTGCATAACGAAGTTAATACCATTAATAAAGCCGCCTCAGAGCTGCAGGAGATGGTTCCGGATGCGCGCGTGGCTGTCGCCCATGGCCAGATGCGGGAACGCGAACTGGAAAGGGTCATGTCGGATTTTTACCATAAACGCTTCAATGTGCTGATGTGCACCACGATCATTGAAACCGGTATCGACATCCCCTCCGCCAACACCATTATCATCGAGCGCGCGGACAAATTCGGCCTGGCGCAGTTGCACCAGTTGCGAGGCCGGGTCGGGCGCTCTCATCACCAGGCCTACGCCTACCTGCTGACCCCGCCGCCACGCAACCTTACTGAGGACGCCAAAAAGCGATTGGACGCCATCAGCAGCGCGCAGGACCTGGGCGCTGGATTCACCCTCGCCACCCACGATCTGGAAATTCGCGGCGCCGGGGAGTTGCTCGGCGAGGAGCAAAGCGGGCATATCCAGAACATAGGTTTCACTCTTTACCTGCAATTATTGGACGCCGCCGTCAAAGCCATGCGCGAAGGCAAAGAGCTGGATCTCACCCAGCCTATCGACCAGGGTTGTGAGGTCAATTTGCGCTTGCCCGCTTTGATCCCCGACGACTATCTGCCGGATGTCCATAACCGCCTGATTCTGTATAAGCGCATCGCCAGCGCCAAGGACGAAGACGCGTTACAGTCCATGCAAATTGAGATGATAGACCGCTTTGGTCTCTTGCCTGACGCGACCAAAAACCTGTTCCGTCAGGCGCATTTGAAACTGACCGCCGACAGGCTGGGCATGGCCAGAATTGATATTGGCGCCAAGGGCGGCGTAATCGAATTCAACGCTAAAACCACCATCGAGCCGATCAAGCTGGTCAACCTCATTCAGCGCGAGCCCAAGCACTACAAACTGGACGGCGGCTCCAAGCTACGCGTCACTCGCTCATTGGAGGACAAGGAGGACCGTATGCAATTCGTGGAAAAACTTCTGAAATCCTTCGCTCCCGCCCGCGCTTAA
- a CDS encoding glyceraldehyde-3-phosphate dehydrogenase gives MSQEKLDACFGEWKERETVAEAMIPLIGRLYRKYNVITSIYGRPIINRSVIGLLKAHRFVRQVAEHELSVHNTYPILKLLDELELGHAHVDIGKLAIKYEKIKDTVALEDFVRSELDEVVGKCAVEGSMGTSGESKDVVLFGFGRIGRLLARILIEKAGGGANLRLRAIVVRKGNAENDLEKRASLLRRDSVHGSFQGTITVDEKESAIIANGNYIQVIYANSPDAVDYTQYGIDNAIVIDNTGVWRDEAGLSRHLECKGVKGVLLTAPGKGSIKNIVYGINNHLITAEDRILSAASCTTNAITPVLKALNDEYGIKDGHVETVHSYTNDQNLIDNYHKGSRRGRSAPLNMVITETGAAKAVAKALPELAGKLTGNAIRVPTPNVSLAILNLNLGRDTSVEELNGYLRDVSLHSDLQKQIDFVNSPEVVSTDFVGSRRAGVVDAQATIVNGNRAVLYVWYDNEAGYSAQVVRVVNQMAGVAYTVYPKTMG, from the coding sequence GTGAGTCAAGAAAAATTGGATGCTTGTTTTGGGGAATGGAAGGAACGCGAAACCGTCGCTGAAGCGATGATTCCCCTGATCGGAAGACTGTACAGAAAATATAACGTCATCACATCCATATATGGTCGCCCAATCATCAACCGTTCAGTGATCGGCCTGTTAAAAGCGCACCGCTTTGTGCGTCAGGTGGCTGAACATGAACTGTCCGTGCACAATACTTACCCTATATTAAAGCTGCTGGACGAACTGGAACTTGGGCACGCTCACGTAGATATCGGCAAGCTCGCCATTAAATACGAAAAAATAAAAGACACGGTTGCGCTGGAAGATTTCGTGCGCAGCGAGCTGGACGAAGTGGTTGGGAAATGCGCCGTCGAGGGAAGTATGGGGACTTCCGGGGAAAGCAAAGACGTCGTGTTGTTCGGTTTTGGACGTATCGGTCGGCTACTGGCGAGAATTCTTATCGAGAAAGCCGGCGGTGGAGCGAATCTGCGCCTGCGTGCGATTGTCGTGCGTAAAGGCAATGCGGAAAACGATCTGGAAAAACGCGCCAGTCTGCTGCGTCGCGATTCCGTACATGGTTCTTTCCAGGGTACGATCACCGTGGATGAGAAAGAGTCCGCTATTATCGCCAACGGCAATTACATTCAGGTTATCTATGCGAATAGCCCGGATGCAGTGGATTACACCCAGTACGGCATCGACAACGCCATCGTTATCGACAACACCGGCGTGTGGCGCGATGAAGCGGGCCTGTCCCGTCACTTGGAGTGCAAGGGCGTCAAAGGCGTGCTGTTGACCGCGCCCGGCAAAGGCTCGATCAAGAACATCGTATATGGCATCAACAACCATTTGATCACTGCGGAAGATCGCATTCTTTCGGCGGCGTCCTGTACGACCAACGCCATTACGCCGGTACTGAAAGCGCTGAATGACGAGTACGGCATCAAAGACGGCCACGTTGAAACCGTCCACTCCTACACTAATGACCAGAACCTGATCGATAACTACCACAAAGGCAGCCGCCGCGGACGCAGCGCGCCTCTGAACATGGTTATCACAGAAACAGGCGCCGCCAAGGCTGTCGCCAAAGCGCTGCCCGAGCTGGCTGGTAAGCTGACCGGCAACGCGATTCGCGTACCGACGCCGAACGTTTCTCTGGCTATTCTGAACCTGAATCTGGGGCGCGACACTTCCGTGGAAGAGCTTAACGGCTACCTGCGCGATGTGTCCCTGCACTCCGATTTGCAGAAACAGATTGATTTCGTTAACTCCCCTGAAGTGGTTTCCACTGACTTTGTCGGTTCGCGCCGCGCTGGCGTCGTCGACGCCCAAGCGACCATCGTCAACGGCAATCGCGCCGTGCTGTATGTTTGGTATGACAATGAAGCTGGATACAGTGCCCAGGTAGTGCGCGTAGTGAATCAAATGGCGGGCGTCGCCTATACTGTTTACCCAAAAACCATGGGTTAA
- a CDS encoding Na(+)-translocating NADH-quinone reductase subunit A, translating to MIKIKKGLDLPIAGAPAQVIEDGKPVTQVALIGFDYNGMKPTMEVKVGDRVKCGQLLFTDKKTEGVRYTSPASGVVSAVNRGERRVFQSIVIDIEGDDSEQFAQFSPEELPNLSREQVVENLVGSGEWTALRTRPYSKAPAIDAEPHSIFVTAMDSHPLSADPAVIINEAKADFKNGLVVLGKLTRGKVFVCARAGVNYDLPSGSNAVQEQFDGPHPAGLAGTHIHYLDPVNASKFVWTIGYQDVIAIGRLFTSGRKSVERVVALAGPMVSKPRLLRTRTGASLAQLTEGELKSSDVRLISGSVLGGRNAKGNVSFLGRFANQISCLEEGYKREFMGWLSPGSNKYSLLNIYLSKLNPGKLFNFTTTTNGSERAMVPVGSYEKVMPLDILPTQLLRSLVVGDTEMAQKLGCLELDEEDLSLCTFVCPGKYEYGPILRDSLTRIEKEG from the coding sequence ATGATCAAGATCAAGAAAGGCTTGGATCTTCCAATAGCCGGAGCGCCTGCACAAGTCATTGAAGACGGTAAACCTGTAACGCAGGTTGCTTTAATCGGATTTGACTACAACGGCATGAAACCTACCATGGAAGTAAAGGTAGGCGATCGTGTCAAGTGCGGCCAGCTTCTATTTACTGATAAAAAAACGGAAGGCGTCCGTTACACTTCGCCCGCGAGCGGAGTTGTTTCAGCGGTGAACCGTGGCGAGCGTAGGGTGTTTCAGTCGATCGTTATCGACATAGAGGGGGACGACAGCGAACAGTTCGCACAGTTCAGCCCCGAGGAACTGCCCAACCTGTCTCGCGAACAAGTTGTTGAAAACCTGGTCGGCTCTGGAGAATGGACCGCGCTGAGAACGCGTCCGTACAGCAAGGCTCCGGCCATTGACGCGGAGCCTCACTCCATCTTTGTGACGGCGATGGACTCCCATCCTCTGAGCGCCGATCCGGCGGTCATTATCAACGAAGCCAAAGCCGACTTTAAAAACGGCTTGGTTGTCTTGGGCAAACTGACCCGCGGCAAAGTCTTCGTATGCGCTCGCGCTGGCGTCAATTACGACCTGCCCAGCGGCTCCAACGCCGTGCAGGAGCAGTTTGACGGCCCTCATCCCGCCGGTCTGGCTGGCACCCATATCCATTACCTTGATCCTGTGAACGCGTCTAAATTTGTGTGGACGATAGGCTATCAGGATGTAATCGCTATTGGTCGCCTGTTCACATCCGGGCGTAAGTCCGTTGAGCGTGTGGTCGCGCTGGCGGGCCCAATGGTCAGTAAGCCTCGTCTGTTGCGCACCCGCACGGGCGCCTCTCTGGCCCAGTTGACGGAAGGCGAGCTGAAATCATCCGACGTGCGTTTGATTTCCGGTTCTGTACTTGGCGGCCGTAATGCAAAAGGCAACGTGTCTTTTCTTGGGCGCTTCGCCAATCAGATTTCCTGCCTTGAAGAGGGCTACAAGCGTGAGTTCATGGGCTGGCTGTCGCCAGGCTCCAATAAGTACTCTTTGCTGAACATTTACCTTTCCAAGCTTAATCCAGGCAAGTTGTTCAACTTCACCACCACTACTAACGGAAGCGAGCGGGCCATGGTTCCCGTTGGTTCGTATGAGAAGGTGATGCCGTTGGACATTCTTCCGACGCAACTACTGCGCTCTCTGGTCGTCGGCGACACAGAGATGGCGCAAAAGCTGGGTTGTCTGGAGCTGGATGAAGAAGACCTTTCCCTTTGCACCTTCGTGTGCCCGGGTAAATACGAATACGGTCCTATTCTTCGCGATAGCCTCACTCGCATTGAGAAAGAGGGTTGA
- a CDS encoding NADH:ubiquinone reductase (Na(+)-transporting) subunit B, with the protein MGMREFLDKIEPQFEKGGKYEKWYALFEAVDTIFYTPSKVTSANTHVRDGVDLKRIMITVWFCVFPAMFFGMYNVGYQSNTYLAANGLTMDMDWHGVIIAMLAGNDAASIWDNFIYGAVYFLPIYAVTFVVGGFWEVVFATIRKHEVNEGFFVTSILFALVCPPTIPLWQVALGISFGVVIGKEVFGGTGKNFLNPALTGRAFLYFAYPAQISGDAVWTAVDGFSGATPLSVAASGGMDALNTSITWMDAFLGFQQGSVGETSTLAILIGGAVLLVMGIASWRIVAGVFLGMAATATLLNMIGSDTNPMFQVPAHWHFVLGGFAFGMMFMATDPVSASMTNTGKWAFGILVGLMTVLIRVINPAFPEGIMLAILFANLFAPFIDHLVVQANIKRRLARV; encoded by the coding sequence ATGGGAATGAGAGAATTTCTTGACAAGATTGAGCCGCAATTTGAGAAAGGCGGCAAATACGAAAAGTGGTACGCGCTGTTTGAAGCAGTCGACACCATTTTCTATACGCCTTCCAAGGTAACCTCCGCCAATACGCATGTGCGCGACGGCGTTGACTTGAAGCGTATCATGATCACCGTGTGGTTCTGCGTATTCCCCGCCATGTTTTTCGGCATGTACAACGTGGGGTACCAGTCCAATACCTATCTCGCCGCCAACGGTCTGACAATGGACATGGACTGGCATGGCGTCATTATCGCCATGCTGGCGGGCAATGACGCCGCGAGTATTTGGGATAACTTCATCTATGGCGCGGTTTACTTCCTGCCTATCTACGCTGTCACCTTCGTTGTAGGCGGCTTCTGGGAAGTCGTATTTGCGACCATCAGAAAGCATGAAGTCAATGAAGGCTTCTTTGTTACCTCTATTCTGTTCGCTTTGGTATGCCCGCCGACCATTCCCTTGTGGCAGGTGGCTCTGGGCATCAGCTTCGGCGTCGTGATTGGTAAAGAAGTTTTTGGCGGTACAGGTAAGAACTTCCTGAACCCTGCTTTGACGGGTCGTGCGTTTTTGTACTTCGCCTATCCGGCGCAGATCTCTGGCGACGCCGTCTGGACTGCGGTTGATGGCTTTAGTGGCGCTACGCCCTTGAGCGTCGCGGCTTCAGGCGGAATGGACGCGCTTAACACCAGCATCACTTGGATGGACGCCTTCCTGGGGTTCCAGCAGGGGAGCGTAGGTGAAACCTCCACTCTGGCGATTTTAATAGGCGGCGCTGTGCTATTGGTTATGGGGATTGCATCCTGGCGTATTGTCGCTGGTGTTTTCCTGGGAATGGCGGCGACGGCCACATTGTTGAACATGATTGGCTCTGACACCAACCCGATGTTCCAGGTGCCTGCGCACTGGCATTTTGTGTTGGGCGGCTTTGCGTTCGGCATGATGTTTATGGCGACTGACCCTGTTTCCGCTTCCATGACCAATACCGGTAAATGGGCGTTCGGTATATTAGTGGGTTTGATGACGGTGCTGATTCGCGTGATCAACCCGGCCTTCCCCGAAGGCATCATGTTGGCGATTTTGTTCGCGAACCTGTTTGCGCCGTTTATCGACCATCTGGTGGTTCAGGCCAATATCAAACGGAGGCTGGCGCGTGTCTAA
- a CDS encoding Na(+)-translocating NADH-quinone reductase subunit C: MSKSNDSIQKTVIVALALCIVCSIFVSASVVLLKPIQVQNKTLNLKENILRAAGMLSAAPTKKEVEEKFAQITPKIVDLDTGKYVEPKDIGFESVDAFDQKKSSQNPALSKVLPSGEDLAGIKRRERYAKVYLVKEGDKLTRVILPIKGYGLWSTLYGFLALKADGDSVVGLGFYEHGETPGLGGEVDNPNWKSQWPGKEVYDDNFDVAVRLVKGGVNPSASDAKYSVDALSGASLTSRGVENLLHYWLSESGFKTYLERVRSGEAGNV; the protein is encoded by the coding sequence GTGTCTAAGTCAAATGATTCCATTCAAAAGACGGTCATCGTCGCGCTGGCGCTGTGTATCGTCTGTTCGATTTTCGTATCCGCCTCAGTTGTTCTGCTGAAGCCGATACAGGTTCAAAATAAAACATTGAACCTGAAGGAAAATATTCTGCGCGCCGCAGGTATGTTGAGTGCGGCTCCCACCAAGAAAGAGGTTGAGGAGAAATTTGCGCAAATCACCCCCAAAATCGTCGATCTTGACACAGGTAAGTATGTAGAGCCTAAAGACATCGGTTTTGAGAGCGTAGATGCGTTTGATCAGAAAAAATCCTCCCAAAACCCTGCGCTTTCCAAAGTGTTGCCGTCAGGTGAAGACCTGGCCGGGATCAAGCGTCGTGAGCGCTACGCGAAAGTGTATCTGGTTAAGGAAGGCGATAAGCTGACCCGGGTGATTCTGCCCATAAAAGGTTATGGTCTGTGGTCCACCCTGTACGGCTTCCTTGCTCTGAAGGCGGACGGCGACAGCGTGGTCGGGCTTGGCTTCTATGAGCATGGCGAAACGCCTGGCCTGGGTGGAGAAGTGGATAATCCCAACTGGAAATCGCAGTGGCCTGGTAAAGAAGTCTATGACGACAACTTTGATGTAGCCGTGCGATTGGTGAAAGGGGGTGTGAATCCGTCGGCGTCCGACGCTAAGTACTCTGTGGACGCCTTGTCTGGCGCCAGTCTCACCAGCCGTGGCGTAGAAAATCTGCTCCACTATTGGTTGAGCGAGAGCGGGTTCAAAACGTATTTGGAAAGGGTAAGATCCGGGGAGGCAGGAAATGTCTGA
- a CDS encoding NADH:ubiquinone reductase (Na(+)-transporting) subunit D: MSDATPKKVLLEPIFSNNPIALQILGICSALAVTTSLQLSLVMAIAVSLVTAFSSFFIAMIRSHIPSNIRIIVQMTIIASLVIVVDQVLKAYAYEISKQLSVFVGLIITNCIVMGRAEAFAMQNGPVLSFLDGIGNGAGYGAILLIVATVRELFGAGKLFGAEILPTVANGGWYQPNGLLLLPPSAFFIIGLIIWGLRSWKKEQVEAPEYKLSAHKVKEAF; the protein is encoded by the coding sequence ATGTCTGACGCAACGCCGAAGAAGGTTCTTCTAGAGCCAATTTTCTCCAACAACCCGATTGCTTTGCAGATCCTGGGCATCTGCTCTGCTTTGGCGGTAACGACCAGTTTGCAGTTGTCGCTGGTTATGGCTATCGCCGTATCGCTGGTAACCGCTTTTTCAAGCTTTTTTATCGCAATGATCCGTTCACATATTCCGAGCAACATCCGGATTATCGTGCAGATGACTATCATCGCTTCACTGGTAATTGTGGTGGATCAGGTGCTGAAAGCGTACGCGTACGAAATCAGTAAGCAGCTCTCGGTATTTGTTGGTTTGATTATCACCAACTGTATCGTAATGGGGCGTGCGGAAGCTTTCGCTATGCAGAATGGCCCAGTGTTGAGCTTTTTGGACGGGATTGGCAACGGCGCTGGATACGGCGCTATTTTGCTGATCGTCGCCACAGTTCGCGAACTGTTCGGCGCTGGTAAGCTGTTCGGTGCGGAAATCCTGCCGACTGTAGCTAATGGCGGGTGGTATCAGCCGAACGGTCTGCTGCTGTTGCCTCCAAGCGCATTCTTTATCATCGGTTTGATCATCTGGGGCTTGCGTTCCTGGAAGAAAGAGCAGGTGGAAGCGCCGGAGTACAAGCTTTCCGCGCACAAAGTTAAGGAGGCGTTTTAA